Proteins encoded together in one Streptomyces sp. NA04227 window:
- a CDS encoding S28 family serine protease, with protein MRKALRWMLATSLLIGSAGTVSVATAAEPESTDIKDRLLAVKGMSLVEEKPYDGYRYFVLNYTQPVDHRNPSKGTFKQRITVLHKDTDRPNVFFTSGYNVSTNPSRSEPTQIIDGNQVSMEYRFFTPSRPEPADWSKLDIWQAASDQHRIYEALKPIYGKNWLATGGSKGGMTATYYERFYPKDMNGVVAYVAPNDVKNDEDSRYDEFFENVGTKECRDRLNAVQREALVRREPLEKLYADFAEKGNYTFNTVGDLDHAFEGVVLDLVWGFWQYGMEADCDKAPDAKTATDQALFDYINEVGGWSSYSDQDLARYTPYYYQAGTQLGSPDIKLPHLEGLTRYGYQPPRNFVPRDIPMKFDPTAMRKVDSWVRHNAKSMMWVYGENDPWGSERFRIGSGAKDSYIFTAPGANHGAKVAGLVDKDKAKATARIQAWAGVAPASVKADPSKAKPLAPFNAKLDRQDIQRNSLRP; from the coding sequence ATGCGCAAGGCGCTCAGATGGATGCTTGCGACCAGCCTGCTGATAGGCAGCGCCGGCACGGTTTCGGTGGCCACCGCCGCGGAACCGGAGTCCACCGACATCAAGGACCGGCTGCTTGCCGTCAAGGGCATGAGCCTGGTCGAGGAGAAGCCGTACGACGGTTACCGGTACTTCGTCCTCAACTACACCCAGCCGGTCGACCACCGGAACCCGTCCAAGGGCACCTTCAAGCAGCGCATCACCGTGCTGCACAAGGACACCGACCGCCCCAACGTCTTCTTCACCAGCGGCTACAACGTCTCCACGAATCCGAGCCGCAGTGAGCCGACGCAGATCATCGACGGCAACCAGGTCTCGATGGAGTACCGCTTCTTCACTCCCTCGCGACCCGAGCCCGCCGACTGGTCCAAGCTCGACATCTGGCAGGCCGCGAGCGACCAGCACCGTATCTACGAGGCCCTCAAGCCCATTTACGGCAAGAACTGGCTCGCCACCGGCGGCTCCAAGGGCGGCATGACGGCCACCTATTACGAGCGCTTCTACCCCAAGGACATGAACGGCGTCGTCGCCTACGTCGCGCCCAACGACGTCAAGAACGACGAGGACTCGCGCTACGACGAGTTCTTCGAGAACGTCGGCACCAAGGAGTGCCGCGACCGTCTCAACGCCGTGCAGCGCGAGGCCCTGGTGCGCCGCGAGCCGCTGGAGAAGCTGTACGCGGACTTCGCCGAGAAGGGCAACTACACCTTCAACACCGTCGGCGACCTCGACCACGCCTTCGAGGGTGTCGTGCTCGACCTGGTCTGGGGCTTCTGGCAGTACGGCATGGAGGCCGACTGCGACAAGGCCCCCGACGCGAAGACCGCCACCGACCAGGCGCTGTTCGACTACATCAACGAGGTCGGCGGCTGGAGCTCCTACAGCGACCAGGACCTGGCCAGGTACACGCCGTACTACTACCAGGCCGGTACGCAGCTCGGTTCGCCCGACATCAAGCTCCCGCACCTGGAAGGCCTGACCCGCTACGGCTACCAGCCGCCGCGGAACTTCGTGCCGCGTGACATCCCGATGAAGTTCGACCCGACCGCGATGCGCAAGGTCGACAGCTGGGTGCGCCACAACGCCAAGTCGATGATGTGGGTCTACGGCGAGAACGACCCGTGGGGCTCCGAGCGCTTCCGCATCGGCAGCGGCGCCAAGGACTCCTACATCTTTACCGCGCCCGGTGCCAACCACGGTGCCAAGGTCGCGGGCCTGGTCGACAAGGACAAGGCCAAGGCCACCGCGCGGATCCAGGCCTGGGCGGGCGTCGCCCCCGCCTCGGTGAAGGCGGACCCGTCGAAGGCGAAGCCGCTGGCGCCGTTCAACGCCAAGCTGGACCGCCAGGACATCCAGCGCAACAGCCTGCGCCCGTAA
- a CDS encoding glycoside hydrolase family 3 protein: MHDRNSGTTRRALLTATATGAAALAVGGALSPAAAQQPSRYDDAALRRLISRMSLEQKVGQLFVMRVYGHSATAPDQADIDANLKEIGVRTAAELIARYHVGGIIYFTWAHNTREPRQIAALSNGIQKAGLALPNGLPLLISTDQEHGIVCRVGKPATLLPGAMALGAGGSRSRARGAARIAGTELRALGIRQNYAPVADVNVNPANPVIGVRSFGSEPRSVARLVAAQVEGYQGASVAATSKHFPGHGDTETDSHYGFPVIEHSVAEWEQLDAPPFKAAIAAGIDSVMTAHIMVPALDPSGDPATLSRPILTGILREQLGYDGVVVTDSLGMQGVRTKYGDDRVPVLALKAGVDQLLNPPDLKVAWTAVLEAVRGGELTEARLDESILRVLRLKAKLGLLEQPYVDESRVFDVVGTLSHLRAADSIAESTTTLLVNKDRVLPLRRRTHPNVLVMGADPASPSGTTGPPTGVLARELGAFGFRTASVSTGTAPQQADIDRALAAAEGQDAVVVATYNVGAGSGQRALVDALAAKGLPVVVVAVRNPYDVARLPSADAVLAAYSWTDVEVRAAARVIAGAAEPEGRLPVPVQRADDPAQVLYPVGYGLSY; the protein is encoded by the coding sequence GTGCACGACCGAAACTCCGGTACCACCCGACGCGCCCTGCTCACCGCCACCGCCACGGGCGCCGCCGCGCTCGCGGTCGGCGGTGCCCTCTCCCCCGCCGCCGCCCAGCAGCCGAGCCGCTACGACGACGCCGCCCTGCGCAGGCTCATCTCGCGGATGAGTCTGGAACAGAAGGTCGGCCAGCTCTTCGTGATGCGGGTGTACGGGCACTCCGCGACCGCCCCGGACCAGGCCGACATCGACGCGAACCTGAAGGAGATCGGGGTCCGTACAGCGGCGGAACTGATCGCCCGTTACCACGTCGGCGGCATCATCTACTTCACCTGGGCGCACAACACCCGGGAGCCGCGGCAGATCGCCGCGCTGAGCAACGGCATCCAGAAGGCAGGACTCGCCCTGCCGAACGGTCTGCCCCTGCTCATCTCCACCGACCAGGAGCACGGCATCGTCTGCCGGGTGGGCAAGCCCGCCACCCTGCTGCCCGGGGCCATGGCCCTCGGCGCGGGCGGCTCCCGCTCCCGGGCCCGGGGCGCCGCCCGGATCGCGGGGACCGAACTGCGTGCGCTCGGCATCCGGCAGAACTACGCCCCCGTCGCGGACGTCAACGTCAACCCGGCCAACCCCGTGATCGGTGTGCGTTCGTTCGGCAGCGAACCACGGTCGGTGGCCCGGCTGGTGGCCGCGCAGGTCGAGGGGTACCAGGGCGCCTCGGTGGCCGCGACGTCCAAGCACTTCCCCGGACACGGCGACACCGAGACGGACAGCCACTACGGCTTCCCCGTCATCGAGCACAGCGTGGCCGAGTGGGAGCAATTGGACGCGCCGCCGTTCAAGGCGGCGATCGCGGCGGGCATCGACTCGGTGATGACCGCGCACATCATGGTTCCCGCCCTCGACCCCTCGGGCGATCCGGCCACCCTCTCCCGCCCCATCCTCACCGGCATCCTCCGCGAACAACTCGGCTACGACGGCGTGGTGGTCACCGACTCACTCGGCATGCAGGGGGTGCGCACCAAGTACGGCGACGACCGGGTGCCCGTACTGGCCCTCAAGGCGGGAGTGGACCAGTTGCTCAACCCGCCGGATCTGAAGGTGGCGTGGACCGCGGTGCTCGAAGCGGTGCGCGGCGGGGAGCTGACCGAGGCACGCCTGGACGAGTCGATCCTGCGCGTTCTGCGGCTGAAGGCGAAGCTGGGGCTTCTGGAGCAGCCCTATGTGGACGAGTCCCGGGTCTTCGACGTCGTGGGGACCCTCTCCCACCTCCGGGCGGCCGACTCGATCGCCGAGTCCACCACCACCCTGCTGGTCAACAAGGACCGGGTGCTGCCGCTGCGGCGCCGTACCCATCCCAACGTCCTTGTGATGGGCGCCGATCCGGCCTCGCCCTCGGGCACCACGGGGCCGCCGACCGGGGTACTCGCCCGCGAGCTCGGCGCGTTCGGGTTCCGTACCGCCTCGGTGTCCACCGGGACCGCCCCGCAGCAGGCGGACATCGACCGGGCGCTGGCCGCGGCGGAGGGGCAGGACGCGGTGGTGGTGGCCACGTACAACGTCGGTGCGGGAAGCGGGCAGCGGGCGCTGGTGGACGCGCTCGCGGCCAAGGGCCTGCCGGTCGTCGTGGTCGCCGTCCGCAACCCCTACGACGTGGCCCGCCTCCCGTCCGCGGACGCGGTCCTGGCCGCCTACTCCTGGACCGATGTCGAAGTACGGGCCGCCGCCCGGGTCATCGCGGGCGCGGCGGAACCCGAGGGCCGCCTGCCGGTCCCGGTGCAGCGGGCGGACGACCCGGCCCAGGTGCTGTATCCGGTGGGGTACGGCCTGTCGTACTGA
- a CDS encoding sugar phosphate isomerase/epimerase, with the protein MSGPRYAFSTLGLPGRPLDEVLALATAHGYAGVELRAHPEEPVHPGLDSAQRASAARQFAAAGIAVSAVAGYAQVAEPGPDEPVLDDIRTLAGLAHDLGAGFVRVFPGGGDAPREEADAVAARRLAAAAVFTEPLGVRVLMETHDSHRRAADVARVLDAAGPGTAGPLWDVMHTWLGGETPTESLKAFGNVPDYVQVKDIASAEDTTPLPLGAGVLPLAECLSVLGGPDYEGWLCWEYEKRWYEKAAPLGPLLGAGRAHLAGLVEQAGEGAAKRR; encoded by the coding sequence ATGAGCGGCCCCCGTTACGCGTTCTCCACCCTCGGCCTGCCCGGCCGCCCTCTCGACGAGGTACTCGCTCTGGCCACCGCGCACGGCTACGCGGGCGTCGAACTGCGCGCCCACCCCGAGGAACCCGTACACCCCGGCCTGGACAGTGCCCAACGCGCTTCGGCGGCACGGCAGTTCGCCGCGGCGGGCATCGCGGTCAGCGCGGTCGCCGGATACGCGCAGGTGGCCGAGCCCGGCCCCGACGAGCCCGTCCTGGACGACATCCGCACCCTGGCCGGGCTCGCCCACGACCTCGGCGCGGGCTTCGTCCGGGTGTTCCCCGGCGGTGGCGACGCCCCACGGGAGGAGGCCGACGCCGTGGCGGCACGACGTCTCGCGGCGGCCGCGGTGTTCACCGAACCGCTCGGAGTGCGCGTCCTCATGGAGACCCACGACTCGCACCGCCGTGCGGCGGACGTGGCCCGCGTCCTCGACGCGGCGGGGCCGGGTACGGCGGGCCCACTGTGGGACGTGATGCACACCTGGCTCGGCGGCGAGACCCCGACCGAGAGCCTGAAGGCCTTCGGCAACGTCCCCGACTACGTCCAAGTCAAGGACATCGCCTCCGCCGAGGACACCACCCCCCTGCCCCTCGGCGCGGGAGTGCTCCCGCTCGCCGAGTGCCTGTCCGTCCTCGGCGGCCCGGACTACGAGGGCTGGCTGTGCTGGGAGTACGAGAAGCGCTGGTACGAAAAGGCGGCACCGCTGGGGCCGTTGCTGGGCGCGGGGCGAGCACATCTGGCGGGCCTGGTGGAGCAGGCCGGGGAGGGGGCTGCGAAGCGCCGGTGA
- a CDS encoding bifunctional helix-turn-helix transcriptional regulator/GNAT family N-acetyltransferase, translating into MIQEVRSFNRFYTNLIGALDYSRHLHAPYTLTESRVLYELAHSAGTDAADLRSELSLDAGYLSRILGKFEKDELVESGPSARDPRRRRVTLTERGREAAAVLDERSREAVATLLAEVPASAHAPLTEALHTVRETLERGGDEAARTRRGGEVLLRGPAPGDLGWIVERNGALYAAEFGWNSEYEALVARIVADFAQDHDPDLEQVWIAELDGRRVGCVLCVRDREPGAARLRLLLVEPDARGHGVGDQLIRACVDFARRTGYRELVLWTNDVLRAAATLYRRHGFELIAEQPHHSFGADLVGHDYRLRLDEPEHKQHDKQEAPA; encoded by the coding sequence GTGATCCAGGAGGTCCGCTCCTTCAACCGCTTCTACACAAACCTGATAGGCGCCCTCGACTACAGCCGCCACCTGCACGCTCCGTACACGCTGACCGAGTCCCGCGTCCTGTACGAACTCGCGCACTCCGCGGGCACGGACGCCGCCGACCTGCGCTCCGAACTGTCCCTGGACGCCGGGTACTTGAGCCGGATACTGGGCAAGTTCGAGAAGGACGAACTGGTCGAGAGCGGCCCTTCCGCGAGGGACCCGCGACGTCGCCGGGTCACGCTCACCGAACGCGGCCGCGAGGCCGCGGCCGTGCTCGACGAACGCTCCCGCGAGGCGGTGGCGACCCTGCTCGCCGAGGTACCGGCGAGTGCGCACGCTCCGCTCACCGAGGCCCTGCACACCGTCCGGGAGACTCTGGAGCGCGGCGGCGACGAGGCAGCCCGTACGAGACGTGGCGGCGAGGTTCTGCTGCGTGGGCCCGCCCCCGGTGACCTCGGCTGGATCGTGGAGCGCAACGGGGCCCTGTACGCGGCCGAGTTCGGCTGGAACAGCGAGTACGAGGCACTGGTCGCCCGTATCGTCGCCGACTTCGCGCAGGACCACGACCCAGACCTGGAGCAGGTCTGGATCGCCGAGCTCGACGGACGTCGAGTCGGCTGCGTGCTGTGCGTACGGGACCGGGAGCCCGGCGCCGCTCGGCTCCGGCTGCTGCTCGTCGAACCGGACGCGCGTGGGCACGGTGTCGGCGACCAACTGATACGCGCCTGCGTGGACTTCGCCCGCCGGACGGGCTACCGCGAACTCGTGCTGTGGACGAACGACGTCCTGCGCGCGGCGGCCACGCTCTACCGCCGCCACGGCTTCGAGCTCATCGCGGAACAGCCGCACCACTCCTTCGGCGCCGACCTGGTCGGACATGATTACCGACTGCGGCTCGACGAGCCCGAGCACAAGCAGCACGACAAGCAGGAGGCACCCGCATGA
- a CDS encoding LacI family DNA-binding transcriptional regulator yields MTVTLADVAARAQVSPATVSRVLNGNYPVAGPTRERVLRAVADLDYVVNGPASALAAATSDLVGILVADIADPFFGIIAAAVQSQIGSGGGRGGGERLAVVCATGGAPERELTYLTLLQRQRAAAVVLTGSGTEDREHTGALAAKVRRLEESGTRVVLCGRPPLKDTPSIALPFDNRAGARELTAHLLSLGHRRIACIAGPEDRTTTRHRLEGHREALAAHQLPDPAPLTVHASYERGSGYHAMQELLSRDPDLTAVVAANDSLALGACAALRDAGISVPGDVSVTGFDDLPFSSDAVPSLTTVHLPLTEAGQRAGRLALGQEGRAGEVIPVTGELRVRGSTGPVRAG; encoded by the coding sequence ATGACTGTGACCCTGGCGGACGTGGCGGCACGCGCACAGGTCTCCCCCGCCACCGTCTCCCGGGTGCTGAACGGCAACTATCCGGTCGCCGGGCCCACCAGGGAACGCGTGCTGCGCGCGGTGGCCGACCTCGACTACGTGGTCAACGGACCGGCCAGCGCACTGGCCGCCGCCACCTCCGACCTGGTCGGCATCCTGGTCGCCGACATCGCCGACCCCTTCTTCGGGATCATCGCCGCGGCGGTGCAGTCGCAGATCGGTTCCGGCGGAGGCCGGGGCGGCGGGGAACGGCTCGCGGTGGTCTGCGCGACCGGCGGCGCACCGGAACGCGAACTGACGTACCTCACCCTGCTCCAGCGCCAGCGCGCCGCCGCGGTGGTACTCACCGGCAGCGGCACCGAGGACCGCGAGCACACCGGCGCGCTGGCCGCGAAGGTACGGCGCCTCGAGGAGTCGGGGACCCGGGTGGTGCTGTGCGGCAGGCCCCCGCTGAAGGACACCCCGTCCATCGCGCTCCCGTTCGACAACCGGGCGGGCGCCCGCGAACTCACCGCACACCTGTTGTCCCTCGGCCACCGCCGCATCGCCTGCATCGCGGGCCCCGAGGACCGCACCACCACCCGGCACCGTCTCGAGGGCCACCGCGAGGCGCTGGCCGCGCACCAGCTCCCCGACCCCGCCCCGCTCACCGTGCACGCCTCCTACGAACGCGGCTCCGGCTACCACGCCATGCAAGAACTCCTCTCGCGCGACCCGGATTTGACCGCGGTGGTGGCCGCCAACGACAGCCTCGCCCTGGGCGCCTGCGCCGCCCTGCGCGACGCCGGAATCTCGGTCCCCGGCGACGTCTCAGTGACCGGCTTCGACGACCTCCCCTTCAGCTCCGACGCCGTGCCCTCGCTGACCACCGTGCACCTGCCGCTGACCGAGGCGGGGCAGCGGGCCGGGCGACTGGCCCTCGGGCAGGAGGGGCGGGCGGGGGAAGTGATTCCGGTGACCGGGGAGTTGAGGGTGCGGGGGTCTACGGGGCCGGTTCGGGCGGGCTGA
- a CDS encoding ATP-dependent RecD-like DNA helicase, with product MSGLAVIEGVLERITYANEDNGYTVARVDTGRGGGDLLTVVGSLLGAQPGESLRMEGRWGSHPQYGKQFTVENYTTVLPATVQGIRRYLGSGLIKGIGPRIADRIVEHFGLRTLDIIEESPGRLVEVPGLGPKRTKLIGAAWEEQKAIKEVMIFLQGVGVSTSIAVRIYKKYGDSSIDVVRHQPYRLAADVWGIGFLTADRIAQSVGIPHDSPERVMAGLQYALSQSTDQGHCFLPEEQLIADAVKLLQVDTGLVIDCLDRLAGQEEGVVREKVPGPETGEPVTAVYLVPFHRAELSLSAQVSRLLRTEQERLPAFRDVDWDKALGWLAERTGTELAPEQREAVRLALTRRVAVLTGGPGCGKSFTVRSVVELARAKKAKVVLAAPTGRAAKRLSELTGAEASTVHRLLELKPGGDAAYDKDRPLDADLVVVDEASMLDLLLANKLVKAVPPGAHLLFVGDVDQLPSVGAGEVLRDLLAPGSPVPAVRLTRIFRQAQQSGVVTNAHRINSGTPPLTSGLDDFFLFVEEDTEEAGRLTVDVAARRIPARFGLDPRRDVQVLAPMHRGPAGAGNLNGLLQQAITPARPDLPEKRFGGRVFRVGDKVTQIRNNYEKGANGVFNGTVGVVTSLSIEDQRLTVRTDEDEEVPYDFDELDELSHAYAVTIHRSQGSEYPAVVIPVTTSAWMMLQRNLLYTAVTRAKKLVVLVGSRKALGQAVRTVSAGRRCTALDFRLSGAGSLSTTAG from the coding sequence ATGTCCGGTCTCGCGGTGATCGAGGGTGTCCTTGAGCGGATCACGTATGCCAACGAGGACAACGGCTACACGGTCGCGCGCGTGGACACCGGGCGCGGTGGCGGCGATCTGCTGACGGTCGTCGGCTCGCTGCTCGGTGCCCAGCCCGGTGAGTCGCTGCGGATGGAGGGCCGCTGGGGCTCGCACCCGCAGTACGGCAAGCAGTTCACCGTCGAGAACTACACCACCGTGCTGCCCGCGACCGTCCAGGGCATCAGGCGCTATCTCGGCTCGGGCCTGATCAAGGGCATCGGGCCGCGGATCGCCGACCGGATCGTGGAGCACTTCGGCCTTCGGACCCTGGACATCATCGAGGAGAGCCCGGGGCGGCTGGTCGAGGTGCCGGGGCTCGGGCCCAAGCGCACCAAGCTGATCGGTGCCGCCTGGGAGGAACAGAAGGCCATCAAGGAGGTGATGATCTTTCTTCAGGGTGTCGGCGTCTCCACGTCGATCGCGGTGCGCATCTACAAGAAGTACGGGGACTCCTCCATCGACGTGGTGCGCCACCAGCCCTACCGGCTCGCGGCCGACGTCTGGGGCATCGGCTTCCTGACCGCCGACCGCATCGCCCAGTCCGTGGGCATTCCGCACGACAGCCCGGAGCGGGTGATGGCGGGGCTCCAGTACGCGCTGTCGCAGTCCACCGACCAGGGCCACTGCTTCCTGCCCGAGGAACAGCTCATCGCGGACGCGGTGAAGCTGCTCCAGGTGGACACCGGCCTGGTCATCGACTGTCTGGACCGGCTCGCGGGGCAGGAGGAGGGCGTCGTCCGCGAGAAGGTGCCCGGGCCGGAGACCGGCGAACCGGTCACCGCGGTGTACCTGGTGCCCTTCCACCGTGCCGAACTCTCCCTGTCCGCCCAGGTGTCGAGACTGCTGCGGACCGAGCAGGAGCGGCTGCCCGCCTTCCGGGACGTCGACTGGGACAAGGCGCTCGGCTGGCTCGCCGAGCGGACCGGCACCGAACTCGCCCCGGAGCAGCGGGAGGCGGTCCGGCTCGCGCTCACCCGGCGGGTGGCCGTGCTGACCGGCGGCCCGGGCTGCGGCAAGTCCTTCACGGTGCGCTCGGTGGTGGAGCTCGCCCGCGCCAAGAAGGCCAAGGTGGTCCTCGCCGCACCCACCGGCCGGGCCGCGAAACGGCTGTCGGAGCTGACCGGGGCCGAGGCCTCCACCGTGCACCGGCTGCTCGAACTCAAGCCGGGCGGGGACGCCGCCTACGACAAGGACCGGCCGCTCGACGCCGATCTCGTCGTGGTGGACGAGGCCTCGATGCTGGATCTGCTGCTCGCGAACAAGCTGGTCAAGGCGGTGCCGCCGGGCGCCCATCTGCTGTTCGTCGGCGATGTCGACCAGTTGCCCAGCGTCGGCGCGGGCGAGGTGCTGCGCGATCTCCTGGCGCCCGGCAGCCCGGTGCCCGCGGTGCGGCTCACCCGGATCTTCCGGCAGGCGCAGCAGTCCGGTGTGGTCACCAACGCCCACCGCATCAACTCCGGTACCCCGCCGCTCACTTCCGGCCTGGACGACTTCTTCCTGTTCGTCGAGGAGGACACCGAGGAGGCGGGCAGGCTCACCGTCGACGTCGCGGCCCGCCGGATCCCGGCCCGCTTCGGGCTCGATCCGCGGCGCGACGTCCAGGTGCTTGCGCCCATGCACCGCGGGCCCGCCGGTGCGGGCAACCTCAACGGCCTGCTCCAGCAGGCCATCACGCCCGCCCGGCCGGACCTGCCCGAGAAGCGGTTCGGCGGGCGTGTGTTCCGCGTCGGCGACAAGGTCACCCAGATCCGCAACAACTACGAGAAGGGCGCGAACGGCGTCTTCAACGGCACCGTCGGCGTGGTCACCTCACTGAGCATCGAGGATCAGCGGCTGACCGTACGTACCGACGAGGACGAGGAGGTGCCCTACGACTTCGACGAACTGGACGAGCTGTCGCACGCCTATGCCGTGACCATCCACCGCTCGCAGGGCAGCGAGTACCCGGCGGTCGTCATCCCGGTCA